From the Mustelus asterias unplaced genomic scaffold, sMusAst1.hap1.1 HAP1_SCAFFOLD_2787, whole genome shotgun sequence genome, the window GAGGACTGGGAACCTCGTGAGATCAGTTACAGACAGACATTGTGTGGTCCCTTTCCCATTCTGTAATCTGGATGTGTGGGTGAGTTTCCTTGCACTCGGTGACTTTTCTTTTCTAAAACTCCAGGATTTTTGGTGATTTTCTTTAAAtgtggaagtttatttattgtcaaacACTTGCCCCAGATGTTTCAAACAtcacgggtgggattttaagcCCTCACTCGTcccgagaccgtaaaatcccactcgaggtcaacgtaACCTTCTGTGgtccgcccctccctcgctccgattcctgtgatgGGAGGAGCGGTAAAATTTCGGCCCACGCTTCagtcggggcggcacagtggcccagtggttagcactgctgcctcacagcgccagggacctgggttcgattcccagcttgggtcactgtctgtgtggagtttgcacgttctcctcgtgtctgtgtgggtttcctccgggtgctccggtttcctcccacagtccaaagatgtgcaggttagatggattggccgtgctaaattgccccttgtgtcagggggtttagcagggtaaatgcgtggggttatggggattgggtctgggtgggattgtggtcggtgcaggctcaatgggctgcatggcctccttctgcactgtaggattctatgattccctgattCTAAAacatgactgtgggaggaaaccggagcacccggaggaaacccacgcagacacagggagaacgtgcaaactccgcacagacagtgacccaagccgggaattgaacctgggtccctggcgctgtgaggcagcagtgctaaccactgtgccaccgtgcccacgaATGAAAACAAACAGGTTTTGTGGCCACTTTCAAAAGTATGATCTCATAGTCTGTAATATGCACCATCCTCACAGCTGCACTGAACATGACTGATGTCATTGTGATACAAGTAATTGTTTGGTGGTACAGAACTTCGAGGGTTGCTGAAAAAGCAGACATGTCAAAGCTTTACATCCTGTACTCATCAGGACGTTTAGGCGAAAACAATTTATATTGTATGGAAAGAGAGTCCTGATAAGTTGCtaagtagactctgattggtagaggcattgccatggagattgcactagttgatggtgactgacagctgCAAAGCAACGTTTGAAATTTGAACCAGAGTTTATAAATGCTTAATATAATCAAgcgaagtcagcatggcttcatctccctgtgggctttgtggagtaagaagtttaaaccAGCTGCCTTATTGAGTGAGCGATGGCTTGCCCCAATGGGAAGCAGGCAGCAGGGGTCCTTCACCTGTTACTCCACCTGGACTGCAGTTATACTTCCTGACTGTAAACCCTGGGAGTGGCCCGTTCCTCTGGTGTCCGAGAAAGGATGCTGGTGATGGGCTGAATTACTACGGGGGTTCCGTGTACTAATGGATGCAGCTTCCAGTAAATGCAAATCCACCACACAAGCCTGACTAAGGATCTTAAATTAGTTGTCAGTATAATTCTGATCACACTGAGAATTGTTTAACAAGTTttgtccaatcgcagaatcacatcaaATGTTGGAAACTGTGTATTGAGTTTTGCAAGCGCAGGCTCGTTGGGTATGTCTGTACCTTGCCTGTTGCAAACAGTATCTGAGTTTGAGACTGGTGGGTCATAAACCTCTatggtcctttcgggaaggaaatctgccatccttacccggtctggccgacatgtgactccagagccacagcaacatggttgactctcaaatgccctctggaatggccgagcgagacacgcagttcaaggacaattagggatggacaatgaatgctgctcTCAACAAGGTCGCATCCCACAAGAAtttaaaaagaagaaaaaatTATGCTCTAACGGGCTGAATGGAAGTACGTTCTCTGATATTTACACGCTTTGGGAATAGTCATGTACAAACTAATAAAACTGTCACATAAACGGAATGAGCAAGATAACATGACATTTCAGGAATGACCATATTGTAAATGGTTGGAAATCGATATGAATGCTGGTATATCTGGATGTACAAAAGGAGAACGGAACCGTCCAATTGCACCGCTGAAGCCCTAGTTTCATGAATAATTCATTTAGTTTTTGGTCAACTCTCCCAGATTTGCCGCTCTAGGCACCTTGTGGCAAGATTGgccttggatcatagaatcctacagtgcagaaggaggccattgagtctgtaccaaccacaatcccacccaggccctagccagtccccctgacacgaaggggcaatttaacatggccaatcaacctaacccacacatctgtaggaggaaacccatgcagacatggggagaacgtgcaaactccacacagacaatgacccaagccgggaatcgaacccagatccctggtgctgaggcagcagtgctaaccactgtgccaccgttgaaAGTTCAATAGTCTCTATCTGTTTTCCATTCTCATGCAGAAAAATTGGCTCTGGCTGAGGTGAGGGTGGGAAAGTGGCGAGTTATCGGAGTGCAGTGGATGCCCTTTAACCTTTGTCGGTGGATGGGAGGTGGAGGCATGACCTCTGGCTTCTTGACCTTTTATTTTGATATGTTTCTTTGTCCACAGTTATCCCGACCATGAGGCAGAATCGGCACAGCCTTGCTGGGCCGCAGTTTGTGGGGGCCCGGCAGGAAGCCATGGATAGAATGCCCGTACGAAGGAGCAACACCATGCCACCCAACCTGGGCAATGCTGGGATTCTGGGGAAGCTTCTGGAACAGCGAGGAAATGGTTTGTACTGTGTTGCTGCTTTATATTAGAAATTGGACACTGAGTTTGCAGTTCTACTTGAATGTTAGCTTTGAGGAAGAGAAAGCGGTGGATTTGAACCTTGGTCCATTGCGGCTGAGTCGAGTTTGGCCACGGGAGCGAAACCACAGCCAGAACTGGGCTCAGTGCCCCGGTGGCCCACCGTGTATCCAGACCCTCTgcgcccacgcaccccccccccccccccccccccccccacgccgcgCCCTGATCTCCGCCTGGTGACATCTGTCAAAAATTGTGGAAATGTGGAAGCTGCGTTttgggtgagggagagacagcgagctgGTGTCAGGGGATGTGGCATTGCACATCACTGTTGCCATGGTTAAAAGCCATGAGGGTGTTTGTACCCCAACCTCGAGAGAAGCATTGACTGGGCAAAGGGCTGGCAGGAGAAGCTGTCTCTCTGGGAGAGGAGGACAGGGAATGCGACCCAAATCTCTGATGCCTGCTTctcttcattcactcactcacatcaCATGAGCATCACTGATAAGGTCCagccccccaccctcgccccaacccgcagtccctgtggtgtaggtacacccactatgCTGTTAGGGATGCACCCAgaaactgtgaaggaatggtaatatatttccaactccAGATGTTGAGTGGTTTGAAGAAGAACTTGCAAGTTGTGGTGTTCTCAGGGATCTGCTGCCcttcgtccttctagatgggattatgggtttggaaaatgctgtcaaaggagccttggtgagttgctgcagtgcagcgtgtagatggtccacactgctgccactcagcgccactggtggagggagtgaatgtttgtggatggggtgctattCCTTGGGGGGCATTAAATCTGGGTTTGAGACTGAGCAGCAGTGGCAATGTGGTTTGTCTGGGACCTGCCCAATGGTGAGCCAGGACCCTGGGGCCAGTTGAAGTTCTCGTCCGCTGGCAGAGAGAAGCTGAGCTGACTGCAGCCCAAGGTTGGCAGCAGGAATTCTCCCAGTCTGTGAAGCGGCTGCTCCATAGgcaaggtaagaagtttaacaacaccaggttaaagtccaacaggtttatttggtagcaaaagccacacaaactttcggagccccaagccccttcttcaggtgagtgggaattctgttcacaaacagggcatataatgacacagactcaattcacatgaataatggttggaatgcgaatacttacagctaatcaagtcttgtttggttgtttgtatcttaaagacttgattagctgtaagtattcgcattccaaccattattcatgtaaattgagtctgtgtctttatctgccctgtttgtgaacagaattcccactcacctgaagaaggagcttggagctccgaaagcttgtgtggcttttgctaccaaataaacctgttggactttaacctggtgttgttaaacttcttactgggtttgtttaccccagtccaaccccggcatctccacaccataggcAAGGGGCAGCTAATGGTTTTCCAGTGGGTTGGGTCTTGGGTAACAGAATCTCTGACCGAGGCAGTAATTAATCAGGATTGAAATCCAGAGGAGCGTTTGATCAGTGTAGGTACTCGACAGCTGTAAggctgagtttgtgtgtgtgtgggtgtgactcTAACTGCCTCCCTCTCCTTGTGCAGGTTTGACGGCCCACCCAGGGATGGTACGGATTATCCGAGGCCACCACAACTGGATCGCAGTCGCTTACACGCAGTTTGTTGTGTGTTACAGGTGAATTTGCAAAACCCAAACGTCACCTCACTCTGACTTCCTGATTCGCCAattgattttctctctctctgcacactgtgGAACTTTCCGGACCATGGGCTGAGCACCTGGTCAGGAGTTTACTGGACGCTCCTTTCTTGTTGTCTCCTCaccttgtcctgtttcttgtttcTCAGACTGAAGGAGTCATCGGGTTGGCAGCAAGTGTTCTCCAGCCCCCGTCTAGACTGGGTGATTGAGCGCGTGGCACTGAATGCCAGAGTCATGGGCGGCTCCCTGGGAGACAACGACAAGATGGTGGCCGTGGCCTCATGCAGTGAGATTATCCTGTGGGCCATTCACGAAGGCGGCAGTGGGAACGAGATCGGTATGGCCACCTTGCTTTCATTTCACTGCTCCACAAGGAAAGGGAAGTTGAAAAGGTTTCTGATGTCCTGCAGGCTGCTGTTTCAGCTGTGAAACGTGGCCATTGTACCAACCCTTGATTCAGAGAATCTGTTAACCAACCCAACTGGAGATCCAGCAACTGACACTTGGGACTTAATTGCAGAATTTTCTGGtttattctcccccccccctcctggactGCTGCTCCTGATCTTTCTGAGAACGCATCTTAACTTCCCCGCTCTGCCCTCACCTGCCCCACCTTCCCCCTAAACTGTCCACATTCCTCTCCACTCTCAAGCAAACCCACTGGCAAAGACCATGCTGTCTTTGTCAGCGAGAGTGACCGCTACCTTCCAGAGCCTTGGTGCTAATTCTCAGACACTTCTTCCCCCGGATCATCACCTCAAAGAAACATTAAGCCATTGTTCCCAGGAAGTCCCTGATTAccatcccatccccctgctgacaGCACAGGActcagaacattaactctgtttctctcctcacaaatgtcccctgacctgctgagtttttcctgcactttctgtttttgtttcagatttctagcatctgagtGCTTTATTGTAGTGATTAATTCACTGTttagtttatttagtgtcacaagtaaggcttacattaacactgcaatgaagttactgtgaaaatcccctagtcgccacactctggcgcctgttcgggtacactgagggagaatttagcacggccaatgtacctaaccagcatgtctttcggactgggaggaaaccggagcacccggaggaaacccacgcagacacggggagaacgtgcaaactccacacggtgactcaagctggaaatcaaacccgggaaattataggccggtgagcttgacgtccgtggtagggaagttgttggagaggattcttagagataggatgtacgtgcatttagaacggaacaatctcattagtgacagacagcatagttttgtaagagggaggtcgtgccttacaaatttggtggagtttttttgaggaagtgacaaaaacagttgacgaaggaagggccgtggatgtcatctatatggatttcagtcaggcatttgacaaagtcccacatggcaggttggttaagaaggttaaggctcatgggatacaaggagaa encodes:
- the LOC144490021 gene encoding SH3KBP1-binding protein 1-like, coding for MAKSAPTGEIIHLNVGGKRFSSSRQTLTWIPDSFFSSLLSGRISTLKDETGAIFIDRDPTVFASILNFLRTKELDARDVNIATLRHEAEFYGISPLVRRLELCEDLERSSCGNVLFHGYLPPPVIPTMRQNRHSLAGPQFVGARQEAMDRMPVRRSNTMPPNLGNAGILGKLLEQRGNGLTAHPGMVRIIRGHHNWIAVAYTQFVVCYRLKESSGWQQVFSSPRLDWVIERVALNARVMGGSLGDNDKMVAVASCSEIILWAIHEGGSGNEIGMATLLSFHCSTRKGKLKRFLMSCRLLFQL